One Pecten maximus chromosome 7, xPecMax1.1, whole genome shotgun sequence genomic window carries:
- the LOC117331355 gene encoding uncharacterized protein LOC117331355, translated as MSTCKPIGKLAVILIDVQHAFVLGSWSEGRAINHIEESFEKCKKLVQSLSPAIPVLLTQCPFINPKDRAFHSSVKELFEERNYPVVNKYNTNILEADGAEFWVRSMLERQVDTIVIGGCTTTSCVRVSSMALCQNFKHDPVQFIVDLSLCGARDSNYIKRCKACMQLYMNTGETRNCDLCVSSSGLTSPVDLAVECMSNAGVIVKEQFDWSSHSV; from the coding sequence ATGAGCACCTGTAAACCTATAGGCAAGTTAGCGGTTATACTTATAGATGTCCAGCATGCCTTTGTACTGGGTTCCTGGTCTGAAGGACGAGCTATAAATCACATCGAAGAGTCCTTTGAGAAGTGCAAGAAACTGGTTCAATCCCTGTCACCTGCTATTCCTGTGCTGCTTACTCAGTGTCCCTTCATCAACCCAAAGGATCGAGCCTTCCACAGCAGTGTGAAGGAACTGTTTGAGGAGAGGAATTATCCTGTTGTGAACAAATATAATACTAACATATTAGAGGCTGATGGGGCCGAGTTCTGGGTTAGAAGTATGCTTGAGAGACAAGTTGATACAATTGTCATTGGAGGGTGTACAACCACCAGCTGTGTACGAGTTTCATCGATGGCTTTGTGTCAAAACTTTAAACATGATCCAGTCCAGTTTATTGTAGACTTAAGCTTGTGTGGGGCAAGAGACAGCAATTATATTAAAAGGTGCAAGGCCTGTATGCAGTTATACATGAATACAGGAGAAACCAGAAACTGTGACCTTTGTGTAAGTTCTTCTGGTTTGACTTCACCTGTGGATTTGGCAGTGGAATGTATGTCAAATGCTGGAGTCATTGTAAAGGAACAATTTGATTGGTCATCACACTCTGTCTAA
- the LOC117331354 gene encoding ER membrane protein complex subunit 3-like — protein sequence MAELLLDSNIRFWVFLPIVVITFLTGIIRHYVTILLSSEKKTELQQVSDSHALIRSRMLRENGKYIPKQSFLMRKHFFNHENDGFFKKEKREGVAKNPMTDPNMMTDMLKGNVTNVLPMIVIGGWINWAFSGFLTTKVPFPLTLRFKPMLQRGIELQSLDASWVSSASWYFLNVFGLRSMYTLILGQDNAADQTKAMQEQMSGAGMMTPQDPMKAFKSEWESLEVSTHNWCLNGVEEELIDGHIQPETIYIKNKYS from the exons ATGGCAGAACTGCTACTCGACTCCAACATCAGATTTTGGGTTTTCCTACCCATTGTAGTGATCACCTTCTTAACTGGAATAATCCGGCACTATGTAACAATACTTTTATCATCGGAGAAAAAGACAGAACTACAACAAGTATCAGATAG tCATGCGCTTATTCGCAGCAGGATGTTGAGAGAAAATGGGAAGTACATTCCAAAACAG AGTTTTCTGATGCGCAAACATTTTTTCAACCATGAAAATGATGGATTTTTCAAAAAGGAGAAACGTGAAGGTGTTGCCAAGAATCCAATGACAG ATCCAAACATGATGACAGACATGTTGAAGGGTAATGTTACCAATGTATTACCTATGATTGTCATTGGAGGATGGATCAACTGGGCATTCTCTGGCTTTTTAACAA CTAAAGTGCCATTTCCACTGACTCTAAGGTTCAAACCTATGTTACAAAGAGGAATAGAGTTACAGTCATTGGATGCCTCGTG ggTTAGTTCAGCATCTTGGTATTTCCTGAATGTATTTGGTCTGCGAAGTATGTACACTCTTATACTCGGACAGGATAATG CTGCTGACCAAACAAAAGCAATGCAGGAACAGATGTCAGGGGCGGGGATGATGACTCCCCAGGACCCCATGAAGGCCTTTAAATCTGAGTGGGAGTCGCTGGAGGTGAGCACACACAACTGGTGTTTGAACGGGGTAGAAGAGGAACTCATTGATGGACACATACAACCAGAGACCATTTACATCAAAAACAAATACTCATAA
- the LOC117331356 gene encoding protein UXT homolog: protein MSSTIPEKVLAYETFLNETLREDLRKLLEEQDKLYGQIAEYLQLKTVIERIQDTDYTKDELKTKVDIGCNFYVQANVPDASRIYVSVGFGFFVEFKMDEALRFIGKKTARLNDQVEKTSKDVAKVKAHIKLVLEGLREMQGIGSETPTPFRDIFS, encoded by the exons ATGAGCAGCACCATTCCGGAGAAAGTGCTAGCGTATGAAACCTTTCTGAATGAAACTCTTCGAGAAGATTTGAG GAAATTATTAGAAGAACAAGATAAACTCTATGGACAGATTGCAGAATATCTGCAGTTGAAGACAGTTATAGAAAGAATTCAG GATACAGATTATACAAAAGATGAACTGAAGACAAAAGTTGATATTGGCTGTAACTTTTATGTACAAGCAAATGT ACCAGATGCTTCCAGAATATATGTCAGTGTCGGCTTTGGATTTTTTGTGGAGTTTAAAATGGATGAAGCTCTCAGATTCATTGGTAAAAAGACAGCCAGACTAAATGATCAAGTTGAAAAGACGAGCAAGGATGTTGCCAAAGTGAAAGCTCACATTAAACTTGTCCTGGAA GGACTCCGGGAAATGCAGGGAATCGGTTCAGAAACTCCAACGCCATTCAGGGATATCTTTAGTTGA